The following are encoded together in the Streptomyces sp. NBC_01465 genome:
- a CDS encoding N-acetyltransferase: MADSFVPDDFVVPLALDADGFRLVPLGPEHNDRDLAAWTSSIAHIRATPGFTRRWPPADGMSTEQNLADVVQHAEDFAARRGFTFTVLDGDDVIGCVYIYPDWDDPSVTTVRSWARADRAALDQPLHHAVRTWLATDWPFRNVVFDAR, translated from the coding sequence ATGGCTGACTCCTTCGTACCCGACGACTTCGTCGTGCCGCTCGCGCTCGACGCCGACGGCTTCCGGCTCGTGCCGCTGGGCCCCGAGCACAACGACCGCGACCTCGCCGCCTGGACCTCCAGCATCGCGCACATCCGCGCCACTCCCGGGTTCACCCGGCGCTGGCCACCCGCCGACGGCATGAGCACCGAGCAGAACCTCGCCGATGTCGTGCAGCACGCAGAAGACTTCGCCGCGCGCCGCGGATTCACCTTCACCGTGCTCGACGGTGACGACGTGATCGGCTGCGTGTACATCTACCCCGACTGGGACGACCCCTCCGTCACCACGGTCCGTTCCTGGGCGCGAGCCGACCGTGCCGCCCTCGACCAGCCCCTTCACCACGCGGTCCGCACCTGGCTCGCGACTGACTGGCCGTTCAGGAATGTGGTGTTCGACGCACGCTGA
- a CDS encoding ABC transporter substrate-binding protein, with the protein MTDTRPVRDGGTLTVALNADPDKLDPSLAQTLVGRTVFSSMCEKLYDIDQRGTVVPQLASALPEVSKDGLTVTVQVRPGLKFSDGTHLDAPAVVTSLLRHRDLPGSARATELAPLKSVAATGPYTVELKLKQPYTPLTGVLADRSGMVMSPAALKKYGKNFTNHPSCVGPFKFVERVGGDRIVLEKDPEYYDADQVHLDKVVYKPIPDGSIRLANLRSGDIQVGDQMAPVDVRSSLTESKLQLFNSPSLGYQGIGLNVGNVNGTGEKPGKIDSPLARDVRVREAFELSIDRDLLNKVVFQGMYEPACGPISPESAIAPGVPAAQCPKRDVAKAERLLKEAGVKTPVRIEFKVSTSPESSRVGQVVQAMAKEAGFDVVLRPMEYATLLEETDAGHYDAFTSGWSGRLDPDGNIASFLKTQGAMNAYGLSDPKIDQLIADGRTAADPAQRTKIYGELSQRVADAHALIYLYRQKNYIVATKSVSGIKVYGDGLVRVKTAGYTR; encoded by the coding sequence ATGACGGACACCCGGCCCGTACGCGACGGCGGCACGCTCACCGTCGCGCTCAATGCCGACCCCGACAAGCTCGACCCGAGCCTCGCGCAGACCCTCGTCGGGCGCACCGTCTTCTCCTCCATGTGCGAGAAGCTCTACGACATCGACCAGCGCGGCACCGTCGTGCCCCAGCTCGCCTCCGCGCTCCCCGAGGTGTCGAAGGACGGGCTCACGGTCACCGTCCAGGTGCGCCCCGGGCTGAAGTTCAGCGACGGCACCCACCTCGACGCACCGGCCGTCGTCACCTCCCTGCTGCGCCACCGCGACCTCCCCGGCTCGGCGCGCGCCACCGAACTGGCCCCGCTGAAGAGCGTCGCGGCCACCGGTCCGTACACCGTGGAGCTGAAGCTCAAGCAGCCCTACACCCCGCTCACCGGCGTCCTCGCCGACCGCTCGGGGATGGTGATGTCCCCCGCCGCGCTCAAGAAGTACGGGAAGAACTTCACCAACCACCCCTCCTGCGTGGGCCCCTTCAAGTTCGTCGAGCGCGTCGGCGGCGACCGCATCGTGCTCGAGAAGGACCCGGAGTACTACGACGCCGACCAGGTCCACCTCGACAAGGTCGTCTACAAGCCCATCCCCGACGGCAGCATCCGCCTCGCCAATCTCCGCTCCGGAGACATCCAGGTCGGCGACCAGATGGCCCCCGTCGACGTCCGCAGCTCGCTCACCGAGTCCAAGCTCCAGCTCTTCAACTCGCCCTCGCTGGGCTACCAGGGCATCGGGCTGAACGTGGGCAACGTCAACGGCACCGGCGAGAAGCCCGGCAAGATCGACAGCCCGCTCGCCCGAGACGTCCGCGTCCGTGAGGCCTTCGAGCTGTCGATCGACCGCGACCTCCTCAACAAGGTCGTCTTCCAGGGGATGTACGAGCCCGCCTGCGGCCCCATATCGCCCGAGTCCGCGATCGCCCCCGGCGTCCCCGCCGCCCAGTGCCCCAAGCGCGATGTCGCCAAGGCCGAGCGGCTGTTGAAGGAGGCCGGGGTGAAGACCCCGGTGCGCATCGAGTTCAAGGTGTCGACGTCGCCCGAGTCCAGCCGCGTCGGACAGGTCGTCCAGGCCATGGCCAAGGAGGCCGGCTTCGACGTCGTCCTGCGGCCGATGGAGTACGCGACCCTCCTGGAGGAGACCGACGCCGGGCACTACGACGCCTTCACCAGCGGCTGGTCCGGGCGCCTCGACCCCGACGGCAACATCGCCAGCTTCCTCAAGACGCAGGGCGCAATGAACGCGTACGGACTCTCCGACCCGAAGATCGACCAGCTCATCGCGGACGGCCGCACCGCAGCCGACCCCGCCCAACGCACCAAGATCTACGGTGAGTTGTCGCAGCGCGTGGCGGACGCGCACGCCCTCATCTACCTCTACCGGCAGAAGAACTACATCGTCGCCACCAAGTCCGTCTCGGGCATCAAGGTCTACGGCGACGGTCTGGTCCGAGTGAAGACTGCGGGGTACACCCGGTGA
- a CDS encoding ABC transporter permease: MTKYLLTRLRQSLITLFLVSVVVFAGIRALPGDPALALAGEERSPAALAAVRQSYGLNDNIVVQYGRYIGHALTGDLGTSSRTGLPVADAICAALPVTLELSALALLLAVVVGIGAGVVAAVRRGKPAEWFANAIALLGLSIPTFWLGMVLVLGFAIALPVFAASGYVSFGTDPLDNLRRMVLPAIVLGSGLAAVVMRQTRAAMLDSLSADYVRTARAKGLSRREVIGGHALRNSLVTVVTVLGLQLGHLISGAVVTEQIFVLPGFGKLTIDAVFTRDYATLQGVVLCTSAAYILINLLVDVLYSVIDPRIRLGGAK, translated from the coding sequence GTGACGAAGTACCTGCTGACGCGGTTGCGCCAGTCCCTCATCACCCTCTTCCTGGTCAGCGTCGTCGTCTTCGCCGGCATCCGGGCCCTGCCCGGCGACCCGGCGCTCGCCCTCGCGGGCGAGGAGCGCAGCCCCGCCGCGCTCGCCGCGGTCCGCCAGAGCTACGGGCTCAACGACAACATCGTCGTCCAGTACGGGCGGTACATCGGGCACGCGCTCACCGGCGACCTCGGCACCTCCTCGCGTACGGGACTGCCCGTCGCGGACGCCATCTGCGCCGCCCTGCCCGTGACCCTCGAACTCTCCGCGCTCGCCCTCCTGCTGGCCGTCGTGGTCGGCATCGGCGCGGGCGTCGTCGCGGCCGTACGGCGCGGAAAGCCCGCCGAGTGGTTCGCCAACGCCATTGCCCTGCTGGGACTTTCGATCCCTACCTTCTGGCTCGGCATGGTCCTGGTCCTCGGCTTCGCCATCGCCCTGCCCGTCTTCGCCGCCTCCGGCTACGTGTCCTTCGGCACCGACCCCCTCGACAACCTGCGGCGCATGGTGCTCCCCGCGATCGTCCTGGGCTCGGGCCTCGCGGCCGTCGTGATGCGCCAGACCCGGGCCGCGATGCTCGACTCGCTGTCCGCCGACTACGTCCGTACGGCCCGCGCCAAGGGCCTCTCGCGGCGCGAGGTCATCGGCGGCCACGCCCTGCGCAACTCCCTGGTGACCGTCGTGACCGTCCTCGGTCTGCAGCTCGGACACCTCATCTCCGGCGCCGTCGTCACCGAGCAGATCTTCGTCCTCCCGGGCTTCGGCAAGCTCACCATCGACGCCGTCTTCACCCGTGACTACGCGACGCTGCAAGGCGTGGTGCTCTGCACCTCCGCCGCGTACATCCTCATCAACCTGCTGGTCGACGTGCTGTATTCGGTGATCGACCCGCGCATCCGGCTCGGAGGCGCCAAGTGA
- a CDS encoding ABC transporter permease has protein sequence MTTALRIPRTSVGGARLRALRRNRLALTGGIIAAVFVLVALCAPLIAPYDPAQPDFGNALAGPGWSHWLGTDDLGRDQLSRVVYGARASMQVGVLAVLLAFLVGVPLGLAAGYYGKLADSAVSRLTDTMLAFPFLVLAVGLAAILGPSLTNATIAIGISQIPAVIRITRAETLRLKHADYVAAAVANGGGDGTVLFGHILPNATSALIVQATVGVPAAIIGEALLSFLGLGVQPPDASLGVMLSSAQSFLAPAPWMAVFPGLAIVAATLAFNLLGDGLRDVLDPRGATR, from the coding sequence GTGACCACAGCCCTACGCATACCGCGCACCTCCGTGGGCGGCGCCCGACTCCGCGCCCTGCGCAGGAACCGGCTCGCCCTCACCGGCGGGATCATCGCGGCGGTCTTCGTGCTCGTCGCGCTCTGCGCCCCGCTCATCGCGCCCTACGACCCGGCTCAGCCCGACTTCGGCAACGCGCTCGCCGGCCCCGGCTGGTCGCACTGGCTGGGCACCGACGACCTCGGGCGCGACCAGCTCTCCAGAGTCGTGTACGGGGCGAGGGCCTCCATGCAGGTCGGCGTCCTCGCCGTCCTGCTGGCCTTCCTCGTGGGCGTACCGCTGGGCCTGGCCGCCGGGTACTACGGCAAGCTCGCCGACAGCGCCGTCTCCCGGCTCACCGACACGATGCTCGCCTTCCCCTTCCTGGTCCTCGCGGTCGGACTCGCCGCGATCCTCGGCCCCTCCCTCACCAACGCGACCATTGCGATCGGCATCTCGCAGATCCCGGCGGTCATCCGCATCACCCGGGCAGAGACGCTGCGCCTCAAGCACGCCGACTACGTGGCCGCCGCGGTCGCCAACGGCGGCGGCGACGGGACCGTGCTCTTCGGCCACATCCTCCCCAACGCCACCTCCGCACTGATCGTCCAGGCCACCGTCGGCGTCCCCGCCGCGATCATCGGCGAGGCGCTGCTCAGCTTCCTGGGCCTGGGCGTCCAGCCGCCGGACGCCTCGCTCGGCGTGATGCTCTCCAGCGCCCAGTCGTTCCTGGCGCCCGCGCCCTGGATGGCGGTCTTCCCCGGCCTCGCGATCGTGGCCGCGACGCTCGCCTTCAATCTGCTCGGCGACGGACTCCGTGACGTCCTCGACCCCCGTGGAGCCACCCGATGA
- a CDS encoding ABC transporter ATP-binding protein, with translation MSPDTTPVLSVRDLSVSFRSGERTVHAVDHISYDLGRGEVLAVVGESGCGKSVTSMAVMGLLPPTATITGSVKLGGRELAGASDKELQKVRGNDIAMIFQEPMTSLNPVLTIGRQIGEVLRRHQGLNRKAAREKAVELLALVGIPAPRQRIDEYPHQLSGGMRQRVMIAIAVACDPAVLIADEPTTALDVTVQAGILEVLQSLRERLGTAIVLITHDLGVVADSADRVLVMYAGRAVEQAPVDDLFAAPRHPYTRGLLGAVLKPGAHHGEAGKRRLPEIPGLVPSLTEQPDACTFAPRCTLADEQCTTRRPGLKAVELTAGADARHKAACWHANTMTKEAVR, from the coding sequence ATGAGCCCAGACACCACGCCAGTACTGAGCGTCCGCGACCTCTCCGTCTCCTTCCGCTCGGGCGAGCGCACCGTGCACGCCGTCGACCACATCTCGTACGACCTGGGCCGCGGCGAAGTCCTCGCGGTGGTCGGCGAGTCGGGGTGCGGCAAGTCGGTGACCTCCATGGCGGTCATGGGGCTGCTGCCGCCCACCGCCACCATCACCGGGTCGGTGAAGCTCGGTGGCCGGGAGCTGGCCGGGGCCTCCGACAAGGAGCTCCAGAAGGTCCGCGGCAACGACATCGCGATGATCTTCCAGGAGCCGATGACCTCGCTCAATCCGGTGCTCACCATCGGGCGCCAGATCGGTGAAGTCCTGCGCAGGCACCAGGGGCTGAACCGCAAGGCCGCCAGGGAGAAGGCCGTCGAGCTGCTCGCGCTGGTCGGCATCCCGGCTCCCCGCCAGCGCATCGACGAGTACCCCCACCAGCTCAGCGGCGGGATGCGCCAGCGCGTGATGATCGCCATCGCGGTCGCCTGCGACCCGGCGGTACTGATCGCCGACGAGCCGACCACTGCCCTCGACGTCACCGTCCAGGCGGGCATCCTCGAAGTCCTCCAGTCGCTGCGCGAGCGCCTCGGCACGGCCATCGTGCTGATCACCCACGACCTCGGCGTCGTCGCCGACTCGGCGGACCGGGTGCTGGTCATGTACGCGGGACGGGCCGTCGAACAGGCCCCGGTGGACGACCTGTTCGCCGCACCCCGCCACCCGTACACCCGCGGACTGCTCGGTGCCGTACTGAAGCCGGGAGCCCACCACGGGGAAGCCGGGAAGCGGCGTCTGCCGGAGATCCCCGGGCTCGTCCCGAGCCTCACCGAACAGCCGGACGCCTGCACCTTCGCACCCCGCTGCACGCTCGCCGACGAGCAGTGCACCACCCGCCGCCCCGGTCTGAAGGCCGTGGAGCTCACGGCGGGCGCCGACGCCCGGCACAAGGCGGCCTGCTGGCACGCGAACACCATGACGAAGGAGGCCGTACGGTGA
- a CDS encoding ABC transporter ATP-binding protein, with translation MNGPVLELDDLTRHFGAVRAVDGVSITVGRGEVVGLVGESGSGKSTVGRCAVRLDEPTGGTVRINGTDVTRMSRRALRPLRKDFHLVFQDPSSSLDPRMTIGQIVAEPMKLHGLAKGDALRARVEELLGQVGLRPEHADRHPHELSGGQRQRISIARALSVDPDLLVADEPTSALDVSVQASVLNLLADLQRERGFGCLFITHDLAAVEFLADRIAVMYLGQIVEQAPTAELFADPKHPYTQALLSAAPVPDPVTQRTRERIVLHGDLPSPLDPPAGCRFHTRCPLAVDRCRTEVPELRTLDGGRQVSCHLVAEDGTAPDASSAPASALTN, from the coding sequence GTGAACGGTCCGGTACTCGAACTCGACGATCTCACCCGGCACTTCGGAGCCGTGCGCGCCGTCGACGGCGTCTCGATCACCGTCGGCCGCGGCGAAGTCGTCGGCCTGGTGGGGGAGTCGGGCAGCGGCAAGTCGACCGTCGGACGGTGCGCCGTACGCCTCGACGAGCCGACCGGCGGCACGGTCCGCATCAACGGCACCGACGTCACCCGGATGTCACGGCGCGCCCTGCGCCCGCTGCGCAAGGACTTCCACCTGGTCTTCCAGGACCCGTCGTCCTCGCTCGACCCCCGCATGACCATCGGCCAGATCGTCGCCGAACCGATGAAGCTGCACGGACTGGCGAAGGGCGACGCCCTGCGGGCGCGCGTCGAGGAGCTCCTCGGGCAGGTCGGGCTGCGCCCCGAACACGCCGACCGCCACCCGCACGAACTCTCCGGCGGCCAGCGCCAGCGCATCTCCATCGCCCGCGCGCTGTCCGTGGACCCCGACCTGCTCGTCGCGGACGAACCGACCTCGGCACTCGACGTCTCCGTCCAGGCCTCGGTCCTCAACCTGCTCGCCGACCTCCAGCGGGAGCGCGGCTTCGGCTGCCTCTTCATCACCCACGACCTGGCCGCCGTCGAGTTCCTCGCCGACCGGATCGCCGTGATGTACCTGGGCCAGATCGTCGAACAGGCCCCGACCGCCGAGCTGTTCGCCGACCCCAAGCACCCCTACACTCAGGCCCTGCTCTCCGCCGCACCCGTACCCGACCCGGTCACCCAGCGCACCCGCGAGCGCATCGTGCTCCACGGCGACCTGCCGAGCCCGCTCGACCCCCCGGCCGGCTGCCGCTTCCACACCCGGTGCCCGCTCGCCGTGGACCGCTGCCGCACCGAGGTCCCCGAGCTGCGCACCCTCGACGGCGGACGCCAGGTCTCCTGCCACCTCGTCGCCGAGGACGGCACCGCACCCGACGCTTCGTCCGCACCCGCATCCGCACTCACCAACTGA